The Pseudodesulfovibrio alkaliphilus DNA segment GTAGCCGTCGGTTTGCAGAAACCCACGGAAGTTCCCGACGATCTCCTCGGCCACCTTGCCGCCTCGGCCGGGGTCGTAGTGAAAAAGCACAGATGGTCGTTTGATGTCACCGCCCCGGGCCACCCACTGCGACTTGATATAATCTATTGACTTTGAAAATCAATATCGCTCATGTTAGCTTGCATGGTTGAGTTTTTTTCTATTGAACGGCTAAGGGCAGACTAAAAATTCCCAAAAAACCGGCAAAT contains these protein-coding regions:
- a CDS encoding IS66 family transposase is translated as MARGGDIKRPSVLFHYDPGRGGKVAEEIVGNFRGFLQTDGY